Proteins from one Cryptomeria japonica chromosome 4, Sugi_1.0, whole genome shotgun sequence genomic window:
- the LOC131061168 gene encoding uncharacterized protein LOC131061168, translating to MGQVVEKQKQLSVYSGVRQLVGKQKQKVNDEEHQMGIIGKHVDGSYTEGQGKQECEGVKEDISGKRGRPSTEHSFLGSSVCYGGPDEYYGCVKERNEPINMNKIGVRKLEETADPSNLEYATRGDWWKGSLHY from the exons ATGGGGCAAGTTGTGGAAAAGCAAAAGCAG TTGTCGGTGTACTCAGGCGTGAGGCAACTTGTGGGAAAGCAAAAGCAGAAAGTGAATGATGAAGAGCATCAAATGGGAATTATTGGTAAACACGTAGATG GGAGTTACACAGAAGGGCAAGGAAAGCAGGAATGTGAAGGAGTAAAAGAGGACATAAGTGGGAAACGTGGGAGGCCTTCTACAGAGCACAGCTTTCTTGGCTCTTCTGTATGCTACGGTGGACCAGATGAGTATTATGGCTGTGTTAAAGAAAGAAATGAACCTATAAATATG AATAAAATTGGAGTAAGGAAACTGGAAGAGACAGCAGACCCATCTAATCTTGAATATGCAACAAGGGGAGATTGGTGGAAAG GTTCTCTCCACTACTAA